A stretch of Marinitoga litoralis DNA encodes these proteins:
- a CDS encoding helix-turn-helix domain-containing protein, whose amino-acid sequence MLQTYKFRIYPTNEQKEKLNKHFGS is encoded by the coding sequence ATGCTTCAAACTTACAAATTTCGCATTTACCCTACGAACGAACAAAAAGAAAAATTAAATAAGCATTTTGGTTCTA